ACGCTCCTCCGAGAGCGATGCGAGCAGGCGGTCGCGCGTGCCGCGGCCGTGTGCGACGACGAGCTCGTGCGCGCGCTCGGCATCCCGGGCAGCGACCGCGGCCACGATCTCCCGGTGCTCGGCGGCGGCGTGGGCGCGGGAGGCGGCGCTGCGCACCTCGAGCCAGCGCGTGCGGCTGAGGCGCACGAGCGTGCCGGCGATCGCGTCGACCAGGAACGGATTGCGCGACAGTCGTGCCAGGGCGACGTGGAAGTCGCTGCCGTCGCGCAGTACGGCGTCGGCGTCGTCGTGCTCCCTGCCGGCACGGGCGATCGCGCCGAGGCTTTCCAGTTCGGCGTCGTCGGCGCGGTCCACCGCGAGTGCGACGACGGCGGTCTCGAGCGCCTCGCGGTACTCCATGAGCGCGCCGATCTCGCTGAGGTCGATCGGCGTCACGCGCCAGGTGCGGTCATCGCGCCGTGTCAGTCCCTCGTTCTCGAGGCGCATGAGGGCGGCGCGGATGGGGGTGCGCGACGCGCCGAGCATCGACTCGAGTCCGCGTTCGCTCAGCCGCTCACCCGGCAACAGGTCGAGGGACAGGATGGCGGCGCGCAGGCGCTCGTACGGACTGCCGGTCTCGGGGGAAGTGGTCACGTTGCTCCTCTGGTGTACCAGGGTGGTATACCAGAGTGTACCCGACGGAGGATCAGACGATGCCGAGCACGAACACGACGACAGCGACGCCCACGCGGGCGTGGGTGATGCTGGCGCTGGGGGTGTTGGCGCAAGCCGCCGGAACCCTCCTCGTCTCGGCGCCGGCCTACCTGATCCCGCTCCTGCACACTCAGCGCGCCATGCCCCTCGCTCAGGCGGGGCTGCTCGCATCGGCGCCCACTCTCGGCATGGTGTGCACGCTCGTCGTGTGGGGCGTGCTCACCGACAGGTACGGCGAACGGCAGATCATCGCCGGCGGGCTCGTCCTCACCGCCGTGTTCTCGCTCGCTGCCGCCGCAGCGAGCGGCGACGGATATCTCGTTCTCGGTGTGCTCCTCGCGTGCGGGGGTGCCGCGTCGGCCAGCACGAACGCCGCGAGCGGCCGCGTCGTGATCGGCTGGTTCCCCGTGGAGCGCCGCGGACTCGCGATGGGCATCCGCCAGATGTCCCAGCCGCTCGGTGTCGCCACCGCTGCGCTGACGGTTCCACCGCTGGCCGAGGGCGGGCTCGCCGCGCCCTTCGTCGTCGCCGCGGGGGTGACCGGCGCGCTCGCCGTGCTCTGCGCGTGGGGCATCCGCAATCCACCGCGCCCCGCGCGCCGCATCGGCCCGGCGGATGCCGCGACCAACCCCTATCGCGCCAGCGCGTTCCTCGTCCGCATCCACGTGGCCTCGGCTCTGCTCGTCGTCCCGCAGTTCGCGCTCTCGATCTTCGGCCTGGTGTGGCTGGTGACAGCGATGGGATGGAGTGCGGCGGCGGCCGGCGCGCTCGTGGCGGCGTCGCAGTTCGTGGGCGCGCTGGGCCGGATCGTCGTCGGCCACCTCAGCGACCGCGTCGGCACGCGCGTCGGCGTGCTGCGGTGGGTGGCCGGCGCCGGTGTCGTGGCGATGGCGGCGCTCGCGGTCGCCGGCGCCGTGCACGCCGACGCGCTCGTCGGCGTGCTGTATCTCGTCGCGTCCACGATCGCGGTCGCCGACAACGGCCTCGCGTACACGTCGGTGGCCGAAGCGGCCGGACCCTTCTGGTCGGGTCGCGCCCTCGGCATCCAGAACACCGGGCAGTTCGTCGCGGCGTCGGCGGTCGGCCCGCTGGTCGGGTCGCTCGTCACCCTGGTCGGCTACCCCCTCGCCTTCGCGCTGGTCGGCGCGACGCCGCTCGCCGCGCTCGCGATCACTCCGCGCCGAGACCGCGGCATGCACGGTTAGCGTGGTGTCATGAACGACCCGCATCGCTCCACCGTCGTCGTCTCCGGTGCCGGCACCGGTATCGGCCGTGCCGCCGCCCTCCGCCTCGCCGCATCCGGTCGCCACGTCACCCTCGTCGGCCGCCGGCGGGCACCGCTCGAGGAGGTCGCCGCCCACGATCCGTCGTCGTTCCTGGTCGCGGATGCCGATGTCAGCAGCCCCGACGGTGCACGCCGCGTGGCCGGTGCCGTGCGAGAGGCGGGACTCGGCTGCGCGGGCGTCGTCGCCTCCGCCGGGGGCAACGCCCCCGCGGCGTCCGACGACAGCCTCGAAGCAGTCCGCGATCACTGGCGTGCGGGATTCGACCTCAACGTGATGACCGCGGTCCTGCTGGTCGAAGCGCTGCGACCCGCGCTGGAAGCCGACGGGGGACGCGTCGTGCTGCTGTCGTCGGTCTCGGCCCTGCGTGGCTCGCGGACCGGTTCGTACGGTGCGTCCAAGGCAGCCCTGCACGCGTGGATGTTCGATCTCGCCGCGCAGCTGGGCCGCTTCGGCGGCACCGCCAACGTCGTCGCACCGGGATTCGTGCCCGGGACCGAGTTCTGGGCGGGGGTCTCGGACGACGTCGTGCAGAACCGCATCGCGCAGACCCTCGTCGGCCGGGTGGGCACGGCCGAGGAGATCGGCGGGATCATCGCCTGGCTGCTCGGTCCGGATGCCGGGTGGGTGACCGGCCAGATCGTCTCTGCGAACGGCGGCATGGTGCTCGGACGCTGAACGCCGCCGGTCACTCGGCATCCGCCGACTCGCATCGGCGCGGGATCAGTGCAGATCGTGGAGCCGTCGCAGCGTCTCCTCGGCGCCGCGACCGTCGCGCTCGGCGAGCTGGCGTCGCAGCGCGTCGAAAAGGTCGACGCGACCGGCCGCTGCCGTGAGGAACGGGTCCCAACCGCGCAGATTCCGCTCGATCGTCAGCGCCACCTCGCGAACGACGCCGATGAACACCGTGTTGTGGGTGGCGCGGGTCATGAGCTCGAACATCTGCGTACAGCGGGAGAACAGCGACGCGATGTCGCGGTGCGCCGCGCTGTCGACGACGGTGCCGGCCACCGCGACGATGCCGTCGAGCTCGTCGTCGGTGGCGTT
The DNA window shown above is from Microbacterium laevaniformans and carries:
- a CDS encoding GntR family transcriptional regulator; protein product: MTTSPETGSPYERLRAAILSLDLLPGERLSERGLESMLGASRTPIRAALMRLENEGLTRRDDRTWRVTPIDLSEIGALMEYREALETAVVALAVDRADDAELESLGAIARAGREHDDADAVLRDGSDFHVALARLSRNPFLVDAIAGTLVRLSRTRWLEVRSAASRAHAAAEHREIVAAVAARDAERAHELVVAHGRGTRDRLLASLSEERLRLRGRGLSIVESATAG
- a CDS encoding MFS transporter, producing the protein MPSTNTTTATPTRAWVMLALGVLAQAAGTLLVSAPAYLIPLLHTQRAMPLAQAGLLASAPTLGMVCTLVVWGVLTDRYGERQIIAGGLVLTAVFSLAAAAASGDGYLVLGVLLACGGAASASTNAASGRVVIGWFPVERRGLAMGIRQMSQPLGVATAALTVPPLAEGGLAAPFVVAAGVTGALAVLCAWGIRNPPRPARRIGPADAATNPYRASAFLVRIHVASALLVVPQFALSIFGLVWLVTAMGWSAAAAGALVAASQFVGALGRIVVGHLSDRVGTRVGVLRWVAGAGVVAMAALAVAGAVHADALVGVLYLVASTIAVADNGLAYTSVAEAAGPFWSGRALGIQNTGQFVAASAVGPLVGSLVTLVGYPLAFALVGATPLAALAITPRRDRGMHG
- a CDS encoding SDR family NAD(P)-dependent oxidoreductase — protein: MNDPHRSTVVVSGAGTGIGRAAALRLAASGRHVTLVGRRRAPLEEVAAHDPSSFLVADADVSSPDGARRVAGAVREAGLGCAGVVASAGGNAPAASDDSLEAVRDHWRAGFDLNVMTAVLLVEALRPALEADGGRVVLLSSVSALRGSRTGSYGASKAALHAWMFDLAAQLGRFGGTANVVAPGFVPGTEFWAGVSDDVVQNRIAQTLVGRVGTAEEIGGIIAWLLGPDAGWVTGQIVSANGGMVLGR
- a CDS encoding GntR family transcriptional regulator gives rise to the protein MSTFLRPIDHNDLTTGVSLSDEVYARIGAAIVDGSLAPGERLRDGDIAAQLGISRTPVREALQRLERFGLVEIAVGRYTRVSVPDERVRRETGVFTAYLMGNAIHLALANATDDELDGIVAVAGTVVDSAAHRDIASLFSRCTQMFELMTRATHNTVFIGVVREVALTIERNLRGWDPFLTAAAGRVDLFDALRRQLAERDGRGAEETLRRLHDLH